From the genome of Leptotrichia sp. oral taxon 847:
TAAAAATTTCCTGCACAATTCCTTTTAAGTCATAAAAATCGTAAGGCACAGGTTTTGCATTCCACAAAGTCTTATCGTTTTCCCCCGCAAGTATAAACGCTAGTTTAGTCTCTTCACTAGCAAGTTCTTCCCCTTTTTCAAAAGTTCTACTCGCTTCAAAAAATCTTATGTTTGATACATTTTTATTCATATTATCTTTTGCATTTTTCAAAAGGCTATAAATTAGTGTTGGTCTCAATGTTGCAAAATCTTCTGTAATTGGTCTTGGCAAGTCTATCAAATTTTTTCTTGGAACTTTTGTGAATTTAATTTTATCCATCGCATCTCTTGGCACAAAGCTGTAATTTATCACTTCTTTTAACCCCGCTTGAGAAGCGATAACCTTTACTTTGTCATAAAGTCTTGTCGTATCTGTAATCGCTTTTGGATTGATATCAAGCCTTGGCAAAATATTTTCGATATTGTCAAAACCGTACATTCTAATAACTTCTTCAAAATAATCCTGCTCATTTTCCAAATCATCTCTGTAAGTTGGTGCAGTCAGTGTAAGGCTATCTCCATTATCTTTAACTTCCACTTCAAGTTTTGTAAGTATTCTAATAACTTCTTCTTTTGGAATAACTTTCCCAACAAATCTGTGAAGTTTTTCAAAACTAAGTGTTGCAACTCTTCTATTGTAAGGTTCTGGATAGACATCAACCGCTCCAGCTAAAATTTCTCCTCCAGCAACTTCTTGAATCAAGTTTGCAAGTCTATTAATCACATTTATAGCGTTACTTCTGTCAACTCTTCTCTCGAATCTATACGAAGAATCACTTATAAGTGCAAGTCTTCTCGATGTTCTTCTAATGTTTATTGGATTAAAATGAGCCACTTCAAGTAATACATTTTTTGTATTTTCAGTAATTTGAGAATTTTTACCTCCCATCACTCCACCAAGTGCCACCACTTTTTCTGCGTCAGAAATAACAATGTCGTCTGTCGCAAGGTCTCTTTCCTCTTCATCTAAAGTAATAAGCTTCTCATTTTCTCGTGCACTTCTAACCGAAATTTTACTTCCAGCAATTTTATCAAAATCAAAAGTGTGATTTGGCTGATTCATTTCCATCATGACAAAATTTGAAGCATCCACAATATTATTTATACTTCTAATCCCAATTGACTCAACTCTTTCTTTAAGCCAAGCTGGACTTTCTTTCACAGTCACATTTTTTATAATTCTAGCCACATATCTTTTCGACAAATCGCTATTTTCAATTTCCACTTTTATATTATCTTCAGTTTTCTCACTAGTTTCACCGTTTATTTCTGTACTTGGATAATTAACTTCTTTGTTGTAATAAGCTCCAAGTTCTCTTGCAATCCCTATGTGAGAAAGACAATCTGGTCTATTTGGCGTGATTTCCAGCTCAAATACGACATCGTTTACTCCAAGATATTCTTTTAACGGCATTCCAACAGGTGCATCTTCTGGCAAAATCATAATTCCGCTAGAATCGCTTCCAAGCCCAAGCTCTTCTTCTGAACAAAGCATTCCACTTGATTCCACACCTCTAATTTTTCCTTTTTTTATGACAAAATCTTCAGCCAGTCTTGCTCCAATCTGTGCCAGTGCAACTTTGTCCCCAGCTTTGTGATTAGGCGCTCCACACACAATCTGCAAAATTTCTTTTCCGTTGTCAACTTTACAAATTGTAAGGTGATCAGAATCAGGGTGCATCTCTTTTTCAACGATTTTTGCTGTCACAACTTTTTCAAGATTTTCCCCTTTTACATCTATTTTTTCCACTTCCTGCCCAATCATAGTCAAGGCATTTTCTAATTCACTTATTTCAATTCCATCTAAATCTATATATTGCTTTAGCCAGTTTAACGAAATCAGCATTCTTTTCTTCTCCTTATTTTTTAAATTTTTCTATCTATTTTTTACTTTAAAACTCCCATTAGATTCTCAAAAATTCTAAAATTGATCCAAAAATCTTTCATCATTTTCAAAAAATGCTCTTAAATCATCAATTCCATATTTTAGCATCGTAATTCTTTCAAGCCCCAATCCAAATGCAAACCCTTGATATTTTTTTGCGTCAATTCCAGCATTTTCCAAAACTTTTGAGTTTACCATTCCGCTTCCAAGTATCTCAAGCCAGCCTGTACCTTTACATACACGGCAACCTTTTCCTTTACAAACTCCACATTCCACATCCATCTCAGCAGATGGCTCTGTAAATGGGAAAAAGTGTGGACGAAATCTCACATTTCTATCTTTTCCAAATATTTTTTTCACTATGTTTTCCAAAACCGCTTTAAAGTTAGCAAACGACACATCTTCTCCCACCATAAGCCCTTCAACTTGGTGAAACATAGGAGTATGCGACACATCATAATCAGGACGGTACACTTTTCCAACAGAAATCATTCTAAATGGTGGAACTTTATCTTTCATATAACGAATTTGCATTCCCGAAGTCTGAGTTCTTAAAACAACGTCATCTTTTATATAAAAAGTATCGGTAAGCTCTCTCGATGGATGTGTCTTAGGAATGTTTAAATCATCAAAATTATATTTGACAAATTCCACTTCTGGACCATCCACAATGTCAAATCCCATTTCAGATACAATATCTTTAATTTCCATAACAGTTTTTGTAATTGGATGAAGTGAACCAATATTAGCCACTCTTCCCGGCAAAGTTATATCAATAGTTTCATTTTTAAGTCTTTCCTGTTTTGCAATTTCTTTTAAATTAACTGTTGTTTCATCAAACTTAGTTTGAAGAACTTTTTTTATTTCATTAGTAGTTTTTCCAAATTCGGCTCTTTTTTCAGCGGCAATATTTGCCATTTCTTTCATAATCGCCGTAAATTCCCCTTTTTTACCCAATATTTTGACTTTCAGATCATTAACTTCATCAAGAGTTTCTATTTCGTCAAGTTTTTTTAAAACATCCTGTCGAAGCTGTGCCAATTTTTCCAACATTATATCTATTTCCTCCTAATTTTATTCTATTTTTTATTTTTCTAAGGCTATTTTTTAATTATACTACTATTTTAAATATTATGCAAGATTTCAACTATATCGAAACGAAGCAAAATATTTGACAGTTTCAAAAAAAAATGATAAAATGAGTTGTCATACTAGCTGGGGAGATAGCGGTGCCCTGTATCTACAATCCGCTTTAGTAGAGGTGATGTCAAATTTGAGGAAAATTTTAGTGTCAACGCCTTATTTTAAAAATGTTGAGAAAACAGTCCTATATTGTAGAAAGCTTACGAATCGTGTCAGGTCGGGAACGAAGCAGCACTAAGTTAGTTTTTCTAGGTTTATGGGGTAGCTGTTTTTGAGTTTTTATCTTAAGAAACGGATGGTAAAATTTTTTCGATTGTTTGGCGTATGACGCTTTTTTTGAAAATAAAATTATAAAATCCATAAAGAATAGCAAGTGCTATTCTATTTTTTATACTTAATTAGTTTAAATAATTTTGGAGGGAAAAATGAGAGTTGAACACTGGGATAAAAAGTCACATATAACAAAAGAATTACAAAAATTCAGAACACTGGATATAAATTTTTCAATTGATTTAGACAATGACGAACTTTTTTTCATTTATAATGAAGAAAAGTTGTGTGGATATGCGACGATAAACTTGAAAAAAAATGCAAAACTGAAAAAGATTTTTATAATTCCAAAATATAGAAATAATGGCTATGGAACGTTTTTGCTAAAATATATAATCAATTGGATAACTAAAGAAAAATGTGATTCATTGACTGTGACAAATCATAAAAAGATGAACAATTTTTTGGAAAAGCAAAAATTTTTGCGAACGGAAGACGGATATATTTTAGATAAACTTCTGGAAATTCAAAAACAGGAAAAAAATATGGTTTTTGTAGCAAAAGTGGCAATAATTATCAATATTATTTTGGCTTTCTTAAAAATATTTTCTGGAAAAATTTTTAACAGTATGTCGCTTTTAGCGGATGGATTAAACTCGTTTTCAGATTTGATTACAAATGTTTTGGTAATTGTTGGCTTGAAAGTTGGAAGCAATCCCGAAGACAAAGAACACCCTTTTGGACACGGAAAAATAGAATCTGTCTTTAGCGTCATAATTGGAACATTTATTATGCTTTCTGCAGTTCATTTGATTCGAGAAAATGTAGAAAAAATTTTTTCAAAAAATGGAGAAGGAGAAAATGTGAAATTAAATAGCATCCTTATCACAATTTCAATAATTTCTATTTTAATAAAAGTTTTTCAACTAATTTTTATGAAAAATAAAACAAAAAGTTACCGGGGCGCTTTGATAAATTCACTACTTCAAGATTACAAAAACGATATTATAATCTCAATTTCAGTACTAATAGGACTTTTATGCTCCGAAATTAATCCTGTTTTTGACACACTTATTGGACTTTTCGTTGCAATTTATATTTTAAAAAGCGGATACGAATTAATAAGAGATAATTCTTTAATCTTGATGGATTCCCAAGACGAAGGACTACTTTCCAAAATAAGAGATGAAATTTTAGAATTTGAGGAAATCGAAAATGCACACGACTTTAAAATGACGACTTCTGGAAAAGATATTCATATTTTTTTGGATGCGAGAATGAAAAAAGACAAGACAATAGAAGAAGCTCACGAAATCATAAATACAATTTCCAAAAAAATAAAATATCAGCACCCTAATATAAAATCACTATTTGTACACATAGAGCCAATGTACGAAGGCGACTAAAAAATTTTTTTTAATTTTTTAAAAACAAAATAGATGGTTTAAAAATTTTAGGGGCAGATTTTTTAATTTCAAATTTTTTAGGTTATTCTTGATTACAAGATGTTATTTTGTTTAATATTATTTTTTTATTTTTTACATAAGGGGAAAGGACCGCCATTTCCCCTTATAATCCCCACGCTCGTCTAAGCATTTTTTTGAAGCAAAGCCGAAACTCACTTCGTTCAGACAGTCGTCTTTACTCCAAAAAAATCACGACACTTTTGTATGATAGTAAAATTTAAACCGTCGGAGCATTTTTATGTGCTGACAAAACTGTCTGAGCGTAAGCGAGTTTTTTGGCAGTGCATAAAAATGTCGAAGACTAGCCGGGGTGCAGGGGTGCGGCGATGAGCACTTCTGCTTAAAAAAATAAAAAAATATTTTAGTAACTTTCTGGATTGAATGAAAAACTTAAAATAAGATTTTTTATTTACCCCTAACTATTTTACTCTGTCAAACAAAATATTTTTATTGAAAAATCAAAAAAAATGTGTTAATATACACTTGAAATAAACATTTGGGAATGTTTTGGTTTCGACAGGATAGAAAACTTATTACTAGCAAGTAAGCGGGAGCTTTAAAATCCAACTAAAATATAATCGGAAACGATAATTACGCATTAGCTGCCTAAGATAGCAGCTCATCACTTTTGGAAATGCCGTTTTTCCACTAGATGATGTTACTTTTTACGGCTTACTCAAATGTATGATTATGTCACTTGAGGAAAATTTATAATCTCGCTTTTAGACTTTTGTTTGTTTAATATCTAAAAGTTAAAAAGATAAATAAACTAAACTTGTAGAAGGTAATAAAGACTTTTTATTTTGGACACGGGTTCGATTCCCGTCATTTCCACCAAAACAAAAATAAAATCTTTTTAAACGAATTAATAATTTTTCATAGCTGAATAAGTCTTTTTTAGACTTATTTTTTTATAAAATTTTTTCTTTGAAAAAGTTTTCTCTAAAAAAAATTTTTTAATATTCTTGATTTTGACAATTATTTTTGATATAATTATATAAAACCTGCTCTATTTGGAAGTAGGGCTAAAAAGCCGAAGGAAAGGAGAAAATCAATGAGAAATTACGAAATTATGTTTATTTTATCTACACAATTGACAGAAGAAGAAAAAAATGCTGGAGTTGAATTTGTAGAAAATACTTTAAAAGCTGCTGGAGCAGTTGAAGTAAAAACAGAAGTTTGGGGAGATAGAAAATTAGCTTATCCTATCAAGAAAAAAGAAAATGGATACTACGTATTAACTACATTCCAAACAGATGGAACAAGATTTACAGAAATTGAATCAAAATTAAATATCAATGAATCAATTTTAAAATACATGATTGTCAAAAATGACTAATAAATAGTAAAAACAAGGGGGACAAGTAAAATGAATAATGTTATATTGATGGGAAGATTGACGAGAGATCCAGAATTAAATCAAAGTTCGGGTGGAAAAGCGTTTGTTAGGTTTACTGTAGCAATAAATAGAATCGGTGAAGGAACTGATTTTATAAACTGCGTAGCTTGGGAAAAAACTGCCAAAACTATTTCTGACTATTTTAAAAAGGGTCAAAGAATTTTAGTGCAAGGAAGCATTAGAACAGGAAGTTACGAGAAAAATGGTCAAACTATTTACACGACAGACATTTTAGTAAATAGATTTGAATTTATCGAAAGTTCTGGTAACAATACAAACAATGGAAATTATAGTGACGAATATCAAAATTCTTATAAAAAATCTAAAAAGTCTTTTAAACAGCAGGAAGAAATTTTTGAAGATAAAGATTCAAAAGCTGATGAAGATGATTTTCTTAACAAGGATTCTAATGATTTTGATGATAATGACGACGATGAAGATGATGATCAGTTTCCATTTTAAAAAATAAATTTAAAAAAATTTTAGGAGGTGTAAACTAATGAGAGCAAAACCAGCTACTGTATTTAAAAGAAGAAAAAGAAGACCAAAAGTAAAATTTAAAGTAGAAGATATTAATTATAAAAATGTTGAATTATTAAAAAATTTTATGAACGATAAAGGTAAAATTTCTCCTGCAAGAGTAACAGGATTAGAAGCTAAAATTCAGAGAAAAATTGCAAAAGCAATAAAAAGAGCAAGACAAATAGCTTTAATGCCTTACACAAAAATTGAAAAATAATTAGACATCTAAAAGACTATCTAGTAAATAATATAATTTATTTTTTAGATAGTTTTTTTATAACAAATATTTGGAATTTTATAAAAGTCCTAAAGTATTTCAAAAAAAAATACTTGACATAAAAGTGCATATATAGTATAATTATTTTTGTAAATTTACTTTGGTAACGAAGTTTAGGAATGCGCTAAAGATTTAAAATTTTATGAAATGCTATTCTGTTTTAATTTAAATCCGATACTAGTATGTTTGTGTCATAGTAAATTTTCATTTGTCGCGGGATAGAGCAGTCAGGTAGCTCGTCGGGCTCATAACCCGAAGGTCGTTGGTTCAAATCCGGCTCCCGCCACCAATTACGCCTAGATAGCTCAGTTGGCTAGAGCATACGGTTCATACCCGTAGGGTCGGAAGTTCAAATCTTCTTCTAGGCACCACTTCATAAGAATAGATTAAGTCAGGAAGTTAGAGCACTTTCTTTTTTTTTGGTTAAAAACTTGACTTAATTTGATATTCGATGGAAAAAATTATAAAATATAAATAAAAGGAATATATTTATGAAAATTTTGATAATGAGATTTAGCTCATTTGGTGATGTTTTACTAACGACACCTGTAATTACTGCGATCAAAAAAAAATATCCGAAAGCAGCAGTTGACTTTATTGTGTATGACACTTTTTCTCAAGCGATTTCGCAAAATCCTAATATCCGAAAACTTGTGATATTTGAGAGAAAAAAAAGTCGAAATAAAGAATATATAAAAAACATGATTGAGCAATTAAAAAAAGAAAAATATGATTTTGTGATTGATTTACATTCTAAAATTTTATCACGGATAATTGGAAAAAAATTAAAAAACAAAAAAACTAAGTATTGCCGTTACAAAAAGAGAAAATGGTGGAAAACTCTTTTAGTTAAAGCCAAAATTATTGATTATAAAGCAGATTGTACAATTGTAGAAAGTTATTTTTCTGCTCTTAAAAAAATGGGAATTGAATTTTCTCTAGAAAATAGAAGAAATGGACTTGGAGATGCTTTGGAGTTTTATGTGGAAAATTCGGTGGAAAAAAATTTGATTGAAAAATACAATTTTAGAAATGAGAATTACTTTGTCCTTGCGCCAGGTGCTTCTAAATTCACGAAAAAATGGCCATTTTATAATGAACTGGCGGGAGATTTGTTAAAACATTTTTCAGAAAAAAATATAAAAATTTTTGTGATTGGCGGAAAAGAAGATGAAAAAATTGTGCAAGATAGTGAAAATGATCGAGTCATCAATTTATGTGGAAAAATTTCTTTTAAAGAAAGTGGTGTTATCTTAAAATATGCAAAAATTGCCGTTGTTAATGATTCTGGTCCATTCCACATCGCTCGTGCTGTTGGAACTCCAACTTTTGTATTTTTTGGACCGACGGATCCAAATTTATTTTCTTTTGAAAAAAATACTTTTTTGATAAAAAATCCAAATTGTAAACCTCATTCACTCTATGGGGATGACAAATTTCCGAAAAAGTATAGGGACTGTATGTCTGGAATTCCTGTTTCAGAAGTGCTAAAAAAAATAATCTTGGAATATGAAAAAATCACCAAAAATAAAAATAATTTATAAAGGGAGAAAAAATGAAAATACTTGCAATCGAATCTTCCTGCGATGAGACTTCTGTCGCTGTTGTAGAAGATGGAAAAAAAGTGTTGAGCAACATTATTTCAACACAAATTGATATTCACAAAGAATTTGGTGGAGTTGTGCCTGAAATTGCCTCTCGCCACCACATTGAAAATATTTTACCTGTTTTCACACAGGCGCTAAAAAAAGCGAATGTAACTCTTAAAGACATTGACTACATCGCCGTTACAAATACACCGGGACTTATTGGATCACTTTTGGTGGGGCTTATGTTTGCAAAATCTGTAAGCTTTGCCAATGATATTCCACTTATTCCGATAAATCATATAGACGGACACATTTTTTCAAGCTTTATTGAAAGTGATGTAAAACTTCCTGCAATTTCCTTAGTTGTTTCGGGTGGACACACAAATTTGTACTACATTTATGAAAAAGATGAAAAAATTGTGACAGAACTTTTGGGAGAAACTCTGGACGACGCAGTTGGAGAGACTTATGACAAAATTGCTAGAATTTTAGGACTTTTGTATCCTGGCGGTCCACAAATCGACAGACTTTCTGTTGATGGAAAAGATATTTTAAAAATAAAAAAACCTAAAGTTGATGGATATAATTTTAGTTTTAGCGGAGTTAAAACTTTTATTACAAACTATGTAAATCACGAAAGAATGAAAAAAAATGAAATTTCAAAAGAAGATATTTCAAAGTCGCTTCAAGAAGCTATCGTAAACATTTTGTATGACAAAGTTAAAAAAGCTATAAAGGAAAAAAATGTTAAAACTTTGCTTGTTGCTGGAGGAGTTTCAGCGAACAAAGGTCTTCGGAAAAAATTTGAAGATTTTTCAAATATTGAAGTTCATTTTCCAAAAATGGAATATTGTACGGATAATGCTGCAATGATTGGAGTTGCGGCTTACTACGAACTAAAAAATAAAAAAATTGACGACAAAAAAAATAATTATGACGTCGATGCGATTTCAACAAAAGTAAAAAAATAAATTTTGAGAGGAAAAAAAATGGAAAAAAATAAGTTTCAAACACAAAGTATTCCAAGACTGTTAGCTTCTCTGGCAATTCCAGCGATAGTTGCAAATTTGGTAAACGCTCTTTACAACGTTGTAGACCAAATTTTTATTGGACAAAAAATAGGATTTCTTGGAAACGCTGCAACCAATGTAGCTTTTCCACTTACGACAATTTGTCTTGCAATTGGGCTTATGACTGGAGTCGGAGCTGCAACTAACTTTAATTTGGAATTGGGAAGAAAACGTCCGAAAAGAGCAAAAAGTGTAGCAGGAACAGCGGCAACAATGCTACTTTTAAGTGGAATTATTTTATGTATATTAGTTAATCTTTTTTTAAAGCCAATGCTTCTCGCATTTGGAGCAACAAATCAAATTTTTGATTATGCGATTGAATATACCAAGATTACATCGCTTGGAATACCATTTTTATTATTTTCAGTAGGAGGAAATCCTATGGTAAGAGCTGATGGGAATGCCTTTTATTCAATGCTTGCAATAGTTATTGGAGCACTTACAAATACGATTACTTGATCCGCTGTTTATGTTTTATTTTGACATGGGAATGGATGGTGCCGCCTGGGCAACTGTCATTGGACAATTTATTTCAGCAGTTATGCTAGCTTCTTATTTTTTTAGATTTAAAAGCGTAAAGTTTGAATTGAAAGATTTTAAAATAAAAATACGAGAAATCTGGATTTTATTTGCATTGGGAACATCACCTTTTATTTTCCAATGTTCTGCACTAATCATTCAAATTGTAACAAATAATTTACTGAAAATATATGGTGCAAAATCTATTTACGGAAGTGAAATCCCCATTGCTGTGGCAGGAATTGTCATGAAAATAAATGTCATATTTATAGCGATTCTTTTAGATCTGGCACAAGGAGCACAACCCATTGCGGGATTTAATTATGGAGCAAAAAAATATAGAAGAGTTCGGGAAATATTAAAATTAACGCTAAAAGTGGCTTTTATTATTTCTTTGGTGGCATTTATAATTGTTCAAATTTTCCCTGTTCAGATAATTTCTGTTTTTGATAGTGGAAGTAAGCTCTATTTTAAATATGGGACAAAATATATGAGAGTATTTTTATTTTTCATATTTTTAAATGGTATTCAAGGTGCGATCACAATGTTTTTAACATCAATCGGAAGAGCCTCTAAAGGAGCCTTTTTGTCACTTGTAAGACAAATTATATCACTTTTGCCATTACTTATAATTTTACCATATTTTATGGGAATTGACGGAATTATGTTCGCATTTCCAATAGCAGATTTGGTAGCTTTTATTGTGTCCGTAATTATTTTAAAAAGTGAAATGAAAAAAATTCCAAAAATAGATGAGACTGATTAAAAAAATAAAAAGTCTTAAAAATTGAAATCTATAAACTTTTACAAATAACTAAAAAAATAAGGAGAAAATTTTAATGAAATTAATAGTGGGACTTGGAAATCCTGGAGAACAATATAAATTAACCCGTCATAATGTAGGATTTATATTTATTGACGAATATTTGAAAAAAAATAATATAAGTGATATGAGAGAAAAATTTAAATCATTATTTATTCAGACAAATTATAATGGGGATAAAGTCTTTTATCAAAAACCTTTAACTTTCATGAATTTAAGTGGAGAAGCGATTGGAGAAGCGGTAAGATTTTTTAAGATTGATCCAAAAACCGAGCTTTTTGTAATTCACGACGATATGGATATGCAGTTTGGAAAATTGAAAATTAAGTCAAATGGAAGCGCAGGTGGACATAATGGAATAAAATCCATTATTTCTCATGTTGGAAATGAATTTGTGCGGATAAAATTTGGAATTGGAAAACCAAAGACAAAAGAAGAAACATTAGGATTTGTGCTTGGAAAGTTTTTGCCTGAAGAAAAGGAAGTTTTAAGAGATTCGAGAGAAAAAATTTTTAATTTGATTGACGATATAAAAGATGATATGCCAATTCAAAAAATTATGAATAAATATAACTCCAAAAAATAATTTTTTTATTTTAGACAAATTGTATATAAAAATGTTGACTTATACAGTTATTGTGATATAATAATTTTGTAAAAAAATAAATAAACTGTAACAATTGTATTTAATTGATATAAAAAAATACATTTGTTTACTTGGAAAGGAAGTAAAAAATGAAAAAATTATTGATTATGTTGTCATTATTTATGACATTTGTACTAGGTTGTGCCAAAACTTTTGAAGTAAACACAGAACCTGGAAATAAAGTTCCAAATTTTGAGCTGAAAGATTTTAAAGGAGTTAAGACAAAAAGTAGAAAAATTTTTAACAATGGAAAGCCAACATTATTTATAGTGGCTGCTGAATGGTGTCCTGACTGTCACGCCGAATTACCTGATGTACAAAAATTTTATGATGAAAATAAAGACAAAGTAAATGTAGTAGTTGTATTTACAAACAGAAAATCTTCATTACAAAATGCAAAAAAATATGTTGAAGCACAAAAATTTACTTTCCCTGTGTACTACGACTTTGATGGCTCAATTTCAAAAGGATTCAAAATAACTGAAGTTCCAACTAACGTTAAAATAGACAAATCTGTAATAGAAGATTTCCAAAAAGGAACTATGCAGATTGACGGATTAAACAAAATGTTTGCAAACTAATAAACTAATAAAAGTTTTTATAAAAAAATACAGGAATACTATTACTAATAAATTTCCTGTATTTTTAATTTACTGAATTTCTCACGACTAAAGTTGCGAGTGTTCTGGCATAATTAATAAATCATAAGTTATTTTACAACGAAAGAAAATATTTTACCAGTTCTTCTTCAATTTTTTCATTAAATTTTCCAATTCTATAATTGTATTTTAGATTTTCAAAATCATCTGGATTTTTGTCCATTTCTTCTCTTACAGCTTTTGGAAATTCATTCCAAAATAATTCATAATTTTTACCCTTTTTAACAAATAAAGACGGTATTTTTATACTTTCTCCCTCTTTTAAATTTGGGAAAAATTCAGCGCCAGTTTCTCTATTTCTATAATCTACCTTAATTTTATCATTCAAATCACTAAATTTTTTTAAAAATGTGATTGCAGCACGGCAATCTGGACAGTAAACTTGTGCAACTGCGACAATTTCAATCACTTTATCAATACTTTCTATCACTTTTTTCGTTTTTTCTGAAAGCTGTACTTTTTCTATAATTCTCAACTGTTTTTTATCTTCTTGCTCTTCAGTAACTCCAAACTTCAAATAATCTTCAAATGTAGCCATAAAATTTTATCCTCCCAATCTATTCAATTATATAATTGAATAGTATCATATTTTATTTTATAAGTCAAGATTTTTTAACAGTCAGGATGGTTTAAAAATTTTAGGGGCAGATTTTTTAATTTCAAATTTTTTAGCTTGTTTTTGATTACAAGATGTTATTTTGTTTAATATTATTTTTTTATTTTTTACATAAGGGGAAAGGACCGCCATTTCCCCTTATAATCCCCACGCTCGTCTAAGCATTTTTTTGAAGCAAAGCCGAAACTCGCACTAAACGTGCTCAAACAGTCGTCTTTACTCCAAAAAAATCACGACACCTTTTATATAACAGTAAAATTTAAACCGTCGGAGCATTTTTATGTGCTGACAAAACTGTCTGAGCACAATCAGTGCGAGTTTTTTGGCAGTGCATAAAAATGTCGAAGACTAGCCGGGGTGCAGGGGTGCGGCGATGAGCACTTCTGCTTAAAAAAGGAATAGAAAAAATTGTTATTTTAGCAACTTTCTGGATTGAATAAGAAACTTAAAATAGAAGTTTTTATTTCCCCTAAATATTTTACTCTGTCTAACAGTCAGTAAAACGAAATTTAAAAATTGAAAAAATTAGAAAAAAATATTTATTTTTGTTGACTATTTTTAAAAATAAGGTATACTTTATTGTAAAAAATAATAAATTAAAACAAATTGTGGCTACGCAAAACTAAAAATTTTGAAAAATTATATTTTTTCTATTTTTAGTTTTGTTTTTTTATCTAT
Proteins encoded in this window:
- a CDS encoding TlpA family protein disulfide reductase translates to MKKLLIMLSLFMTFVLGCAKTFEVNTEPGNKVPNFELKDFKGVKTKSRKIFNNGKPTLFIVAAEWCPDCHAELPDVQKFYDENKDKVNVVVVFTNRKSSLQNAKKYVEAQKFTFPVYYDFDGSISKGFKITEVPTNVKIDKSVIEDFQKGTMQIDGLNKMFAN
- the pth gene encoding aminoacyl-tRNA hydrolase, whose translation is MKLIVGLGNPGEQYKLTRHNVGFIFIDEYLKKNNISDMREKFKSLFIQTNYNGDKVFYQKPLTFMNLSGEAIGEAVRFFKIDPKTELFVIHDDMDMQFGKLKIKSNGSAGGHNGIKSIISHVGNEFVRIKFGIGKPKTKEETLGFVLGKFLPEEKEVLRDSREKIFNLIDDIKDDMPIQKIMNKYNSKK
- a CDS encoding thioredoxin family protein, whose translation is MATFEDYLKFGVTEEQEDKKQLRIIEKVQLSEKTKKVIESIDKVIEIVAVAQVYCPDCRAAITFLKKFSDLNDKIKVDYRNRETGAEFFPNLKEGESIKIPSLFVKKGKNYELFWNEFPKAVREEMDKNPDDFENLKYNYRIGKFNEKIEEELVKYFLSL
- the tsaD gene encoding tRNA (adenosine(37)-N6)-threonylcarbamoyltransferase complex transferase subunit TsaD, with the protein product MKILAIESSCDETSVAVVEDGKKVLSNIISTQIDIHKEFGGVVPEIASRHHIENILPVFTQALKKANVTLKDIDYIAVTNTPGLIGSLLVGLMFAKSVSFANDIPLIPINHIDGHIFSSFIESDVKLPAISLVVSGGHTNLYYIYEKDEKIVTELLGETLDDAVGETYDKIARILGLLYPGGPQIDRLSVDGKDILKIKKPKVDGYNFSFSGVKTFITNYVNHERMKKNEISKEDISKSLQEAIVNILYDKVKKAIKEKNVKTLLVAGGVSANKGLRKKFEDFSNIEVHFPKMEYCTDNAAMIGVAAYYELKNKKIDDKKNNYDVDAISTKVKK
- a CDS encoding glycosyltransferase family 9 protein, whose translation is MKILIMRFSSFGDVLLTTPVITAIKKKYPKAAVDFIVYDTFSQAISQNPNIRKLVIFERKKSRNKEYIKNMIEQLKKEKYDFVIDLHSKILSRIIGKKLKNKKTKYCRYKKRKWWKTLLVKAKIIDYKADCTIVESYFSALKKMGIEFSLENRRNGLGDALEFYVENSVEKNLIEKYNFRNENYFVLAPGASKFTKKWPFYNELAGDLLKHFSEKNIKIFVIGGKEDEKIVQDSENDRVINLCGKISFKESGVILKYAKIAVVNDSGPFHIARAVGTPTFVFFGPTDPNLFSFEKNTFLIKNPNCKPHSLYGDDKFPKKYRDCMSGIPVSEVLKKIILEYEKITKNKNNL